A window from Pseudomonas campi encodes these proteins:
- a CDS encoding DUF4870 domain-containing protein has translation MDEQNLTPIPSQEVRQWAMFCHLAALAGLVFPFGNLLGPLIVWQLKRELDPFIDEQGKEALNFQITVSIAMLVCMLLMVVVIGFLLLPLICLAALVLAIIGGIKANEGKAYRYPLCWRLVK, from the coding sequence ATGGACGAGCAGAACCTCACCCCGATACCGAGCCAGGAAGTTCGCCAATGGGCGATGTTCTGCCATCTGGCGGCTCTCGCCGGCCTGGTGTTCCCATTCGGCAATCTGCTGGGGCCGCTGATCGTCTGGCAGCTCAAGCGTGAGCTGGATCCGTTCATCGACGAGCAGGGCAAGGAGGCGCTGAACTTCCAGATCACGGTCTCCATTGCCATGCTGGTGTGCATGCTGCTGATGGTGGTGGTGATCGGCTTCCTGCTGCTGCCGCTGATCTGTCTGGCGGCGTTGGTGCTGGCCATCATCGGCGGGATCAAGGCCAACGAAGGCAAGGCTTACCGCTATCCGCTGTGCTGGCGCCTGGTCAAATAG
- the rpoZ gene encoding DNA-directed RNA polymerase subunit omega: MARVTVEDCLDNVDNRFELVMLATKRSRQLATGGKEPKVAWENDKPTVVALREIAAGLVDYDVIAQDDLVEEEPFFAALEDEANEPL, from the coding sequence ATGGCCCGCGTCACCGTCGAAGATTGCCTGGACAACGTTGATAACCGCTTCGAGCTGGTCATGCTCGCCACCAAGCGCTCGCGTCAGCTGGCCACCGGCGGCAAAGAGCCGAAAGTGGCTTGGGAAAACGACAAGCCGACCGTAGTGGCCCTGCGCGAAATCGCCGCCGGCCTGGTCGACTACGACGTGATCGCCCAGGACGACCTGGTCGAAGAAGAACCCTTCTTCGCTGCCCTCGAGGACGAGGCCAACGAGCCTCTGTAA
- the argB gene encoding acetylglutamate kinase, with the protein MTLERDAATNVAKVLSEALPYIRRFVGKTLVIKYGGNAMESEELKEGFARDIVLMKAVGINPVVVHGGGPQIGDLLKRLSIESHFIDGMRVTDTATMDVVEMVLGGQVNKSIVNLINRHGGSAIGLTGKDAELIRAKKLQVTRKTPEMTQPEIIDIGHVGEVVGVNTDLLNMLVKGDFIPVIAPIGVGADGESYNINADLVAGKVAEALKAEKLMLLTNIAGLLDKQGEVLTGLTTEQVDSLIADGTIYGGMLPKIRCALEAVQGGVTSAHIIDGRVPNAVLLEIFTDSGVGTLISNRKHHR; encoded by the coding sequence ATGACCCTCGAACGTGATGCCGCCACCAACGTCGCCAAGGTCCTGTCCGAAGCGCTGCCCTATATCCGTCGCTTCGTCGGCAAGACGCTGGTGATCAAGTACGGCGGCAACGCCATGGAAAGCGAAGAACTCAAGGAAGGCTTCGCCCGTGACATCGTGCTGATGAAGGCGGTGGGTATCAATCCGGTGGTCGTCCACGGCGGCGGCCCGCAGATCGGCGACCTGCTCAAGCGCCTGTCGATCGAGAGCCACTTCATCGACGGCATGCGCGTTACCGACACCGCCACCATGGACGTGGTGGAAATGGTCCTCGGCGGCCAGGTCAACAAGAGCATCGTCAACCTGATCAACCGTCATGGCGGCAGTGCCATCGGCCTGACCGGCAAGGACGCCGAGCTGATCCGCGCCAAGAAGCTGCAGGTCACCCGCAAAACGCCGGAAATGACCCAGCCGGAGATCATCGACATCGGCCATGTCGGCGAAGTGGTCGGGGTCAACACTGACCTGCTCAACATGCTGGTGAAGGGCGATTTCATCCCGGTGATCGCGCCGATTGGCGTCGGCGCCGACGGCGAGTCGTACAACATCAACGCCGACCTGGTCGCCGGCAAGGTGGCTGAAGCGCTGAAAGCCGAGAAACTGATGCTGCTGACCAACATCGCCGGCCTGCTGGACAAGCAGGGTGAGGTGCTGACCGGTCTGACCACTGAACAGGTGGACAGCCTGATCGCCGACGGCACCATCTACGGCGGCATGCTGCCGAAGATCCGCTGCGCCCTGGAAGCCGTGCAAGGCGGCGTGACCAGCGCACACATCATCGATGGCCGGGTGCCTAACGCGGTACTGTTGGAAATTTTCACCGACAGCGGCGTCGGCACCCTGATCAGCAACCGCAAGCACCACCGCTAA
- the rph gene encoding ribonuclease PH: MKRPSGRAPSQLRNVRITRNYTKHAEGSVLVEFGDTKVICTASVESGVPRFLKGQGQGWLTAEYGMLPRATGDRNQREASRGKQGGRTLEIQRLIGRSLRAALDMSKLGENTIYIDCDVIQADGGTRTASITGAMVALVDALKLLKKRGALKGEPLKQMIAAVSVGIYQGEPVLDLDYLEDSAAETDLNVVMTSAGGFIEVQGTAEGAPFQPEELNAMLALAQQGMRELFELQQAALAD; the protein is encoded by the coding sequence ATGAAACGTCCCAGTGGCCGTGCCCCTTCCCAGTTGCGCAACGTACGCATCACCCGCAACTACACCAAGCATGCCGAGGGCTCGGTACTGGTCGAGTTCGGCGACACCAAGGTCATCTGCACCGCCAGCGTCGAATCCGGCGTGCCGCGCTTCCTCAAGGGTCAGGGTCAGGGCTGGTTGACTGCCGAATACGGCATGCTGCCGCGCGCCACTGGCGATCGCAATCAGCGCGAGGCCAGCCGTGGCAAGCAGGGCGGGCGTACCCTGGAAATCCAGCGCCTGATCGGCCGCTCGCTGCGCGCCGCGCTGGACATGAGCAAGCTGGGCGAGAACACCATCTATATCGACTGCGATGTGATCCAGGCCGACGGCGGTACCCGTACCGCTTCCATCACCGGTGCCATGGTCGCCCTGGTCGATGCGTTGAAGCTGCTGAAGAAGCGCGGCGCGCTGAAGGGCGAGCCGCTCAAGCAGATGATCGCCGCAGTTTCCGTGGGTATCTACCAGGGGGAGCCGGTGCTCGACCTGGACTACCTGGAAGACTCCGCCGCCGAAACCGACCTCAACGTGGTGATGACCAGCGCAGGTGGCTTCATCGAAGTGCAGGGCACCGCCGAAGGCGCGCCCTTCCAGCCGGAAGAGCTGAATGCCATGCTGGCCCTGGCCCAACAGGGCATGCGCGAGCTGTTCGAGTTGCAGCAGGCGGCACTGGCCGACTGA
- a CDS encoding DUF808 domain-containing protein — protein MAGANLLTLLDDIASVLDDVSVMTKVAVKKTAGVLGDDLALNAQQVTGVKADRELPVVWAVAKGSLINKLILVPAALLISAFAPWAVTPLLMLGGAFLCFEGFEKLAHKFLHSQAEDASHHAEHVQALADPAVDMQAFEKDKIKGAVRTDFILSAEIIAITLGVVASQPFVQQVTVLSGIALLMTVGVYGLVAGIVKLDDAGLYLSQRASAALQACGRGILWLAPWLMKLLSVVGTAAMFMVGGGILTHGIPGAHELIHHWVEAVAGIAAIGGVLAVLTPTLIDALFGVVVGALVLGVVTVTGKAWGALRGGATG, from the coding sequence GTGGCTGGAGCCAACCTGTTAACCCTGCTCGATGATATTGCCAGCGTGCTGGACGATGTGTCGGTGATGACCAAGGTGGCGGTGAAGAAGACCGCCGGCGTGCTTGGCGATGACCTGGCACTGAATGCCCAGCAGGTCACCGGGGTCAAGGCCGACCGCGAGTTGCCGGTGGTCTGGGCGGTGGCCAAGGGCTCGCTGATCAACAAGCTGATCCTGGTGCCCGCGGCCCTGCTGATCAGTGCTTTCGCGCCCTGGGCGGTGACGCCGCTGTTGATGCTCGGTGGTGCTTTCCTGTGCTTCGAGGGTTTCGAGAAGCTGGCGCACAAGTTCCTGCACAGTCAGGCGGAAGACGCCAGTCACCACGCCGAGCATGTGCAGGCCCTGGCCGACCCGGCGGTGGATATGCAGGCCTTCGAGAAGGACAAGATCAAGGGCGCGGTGCGTACCGACTTCATTCTCTCGGCGGAAATCATTGCCATCACTCTGGGGGTGGTGGCCAGCCAGCCCTTCGTGCAGCAGGTCACGGTGCTGTCCGGTATCGCCCTGCTGATGACCGTGGGTGTCTATGGCCTGGTCGCCGGTATCGTCAAGCTGGACGATGCCGGGTTGTACCTCAGTCAGCGCGCCAGTGCGGCGCTGCAGGCCTGCGGTCGCGGCATCCTGTGGCTGGCGCCGTGGCTAATGAAGCTGTTGTCGGTGGTGGGCACAGCGGCCATGTTCATGGTCGGCGGCGGCATCCTTACCCATGGCATTCCCGGTGCCCATGAGCTGATTCATCACTGGGTCGAGGCGGTTGCGGGGATTGCGGCTATCGGTGGGGTATTGGCCGTGCTCACGCCCACCCTGATCGATGCGCTGTTCGGTGTGGTGGTGGGTGCCCTGGTGCTGGGTGTGGTCACTGTGACCGGCAAGGCCTGGGGCGCGCTGCGTGGCGGTGCTACCGGCTAG
- a CDS encoding YicC/YloC family endoribonuclease — translation MVHSMTAFARVEGAGAHGTLSWELRSVNHRYLEPHLRLPDAFRDLEGAVRDALRQGLSRGKVECTLRFAEENTGKRLQVDSQRAQQLISAAEEVAALIKQPAPLNPLEVLAWPGVLVADAADPQALNAAALDLFNQALAELKNGRGREGAELAKLLNERLDAMSGEVVALRELVPQMLANQRQKIETRFAEMQAELDPQRLEQELVLLAQKSDVAEELDRLTTHVSEVRRVLKAGGAAGRRLDFLMQELNREANTLGSKAFDPRSTQAAVNLKVLIEQMREQVQNIE, via the coding sequence ATGGTGCACAGCATGACCGCCTTCGCCCGCGTCGAAGGGGCCGGCGCCCACGGCACCCTGAGCTGGGAACTGCGCTCGGTCAATCACCGCTACCTGGAACCGCACCTGCGCCTGCCGGATGCCTTCCGCGACCTCGAAGGCGCGGTGCGTGACGCCCTGCGCCAGGGCCTGTCGCGTGGCAAGGTGGAATGCACCCTGCGCTTCGCCGAGGAAAATACCGGCAAGCGCCTGCAGGTCGACAGCCAGCGCGCCCAGCAACTGATCAGCGCCGCCGAGGAAGTGGCCGCCCTGATCAAACAGCCGGCACCGCTCAACCCCCTGGAAGTGCTGGCCTGGCCCGGCGTGTTGGTGGCCGATGCGGCCGACCCGCAAGCACTGAATGCCGCCGCTCTGGACCTGTTCAACCAGGCCCTGGCCGAGCTGAAGAACGGCCGCGGCCGCGAAGGCGCCGAGCTGGCCAAACTGCTCAACGAGCGCCTGGACGCCATGAGCGGCGAAGTCGTCGCCCTGCGCGAGCTGGTGCCACAGATGCTGGCCAACCAGCGGCAGAAAATCGAAACGCGCTTTGCCGAGATGCAGGCCGAGCTGGACCCGCAGCGCCTGGAGCAGGAGCTGGTGCTGCTGGCGCAGAAGAGCGACGTGGCCGAAGAACTGGATCGCCTGACCACCCACGTCAGCGAAGTGCGCCGCGTGCTCAAGGCCGGCGGCGCCGCCGGTCGGCGCCTGGACTTCCTCATGCAGGAACTCAACCGCGAGGCCAACACCCTCGGTTCCAAGGCCTTCGACCCGCGCAGCACCCAGGCTGCAGTGAACTTGAAAGTCCTGATCGAGCAGATGCGCGAACAGGTACAGAACATCGAATAA
- the pyrE gene encoding orotate phosphoribosyltransferase: MQAYQREFIRFAIERGVLRFGEFTLKSGRTSPYFFNAGLFSSGLALAKLGRFYASALVDSGIDFDVLFGPAYKGIPLAAATAVALAEQHDRDLPWCFNRKEAKDHGEGGTLVGAPLSGRVMIVDDVITAGTAIREVMQIIQAQGAQAAGVLIALNRQERGQGELSAIQEVERDYGMPVVSIVSLEQVLDYLAGDAELKKHLPAVEAYRAQYGI, from the coding sequence ATGCAGGCGTACCAGCGCGAGTTCATCCGTTTTGCCATCGAACGCGGCGTGCTGCGTTTCGGTGAGTTCACCCTCAAATCCGGGCGTACCAGTCCTTACTTCTTCAATGCCGGCCTGTTCAGCAGTGGCCTGGCGCTGGCCAAGCTGGGACGCTTCTATGCCTCGGCGCTGGTCGACAGCGGCATCGACTTCGATGTGCTGTTCGGTCCTGCCTACAAGGGCATCCCGCTGGCGGCCGCGACTGCAGTAGCCTTGGCCGAGCAGCATGATCGCGACCTGCCCTGGTGCTTCAATCGCAAGGAAGCCAAGGATCACGGCGAGGGCGGCACCCTGGTCGGCGCACCGCTCAGTGGGCGGGTAATGATTGTCGACGATGTGATCACGGCCGGTACGGCGATCCGCGAAGTGATGCAGATTATCCAGGCCCAGGGCGCTCAGGCCGCTGGCGTGCTGATTGCGCTGAACCGCCAGGAACGTGGCCAGGGCGAGCTGTCGGCAATCCAGGAAGTCGAGCGCGATTACGGCATGCCGGTGGTCAGCATTGTCTCGCTGGAGCAGGTGCTCGACTATCTGGCGGGTGATGCTGAACTGAAGAAGCACCTGCCCGCCGTAGAGGCCTATCGCGCGCAATACGGAATTTAG
- a CDS encoding DUF4124 domain-containing protein encodes MLKPAVLCWTLCWALWSSLVAATEMYRYVDERGVTVIDRLGVPPEHVARGYEVLNEQGRVIKVVPPAPSAEERQRLAEEKAKASSDAQLLRIYSEVGDVDRARDRKLAELDGAISVAQSNLQSLRTQQGSLQAKAAEFERAGRQVPEHLLVQIENLKIEQAGVEKDISRYRETRLSEEAAFAADRARLLELRGR; translated from the coding sequence ATGCTCAAACCCGCGGTGCTGTGCTGGACGTTGTGCTGGGCTCTTTGGTCGTCGCTGGTTGCGGCCACGGAAATGTATCGCTACGTCGACGAGCGTGGCGTGACCGTGATCGATCGCCTCGGCGTGCCGCCCGAGCATGTGGCCAGGGGTTATGAGGTGCTCAACGAGCAGGGGCGGGTGATCAAGGTCGTGCCGCCGGCTCCGAGTGCCGAAGAGCGCCAGCGTCTGGCGGAGGAGAAGGCCAAGGCGTCCTCCGATGCGCAGTTACTGCGCATCTACTCCGAAGTCGGCGACGTCGATCGCGCCCGTGATCGCAAGTTGGCCGAGCTGGACGGCGCGATCAGTGTGGCGCAGAGCAACCTGCAATCCCTGCGTACCCAGCAGGGCAGCCTGCAGGCCAAAGCAGCCGAATTCGAACGAGCTGGTCGTCAGGTTCCCGAGCATCTGCTGGTGCAGATCGAGAACCTGAAGATCGAGCAGGCCGGTGTGGAGAAGGACATTAGTCGCTACCGGGAAACCCGGCTCAGCGAAGAGGCGGCGTTTGCCGCCGACCGCGCGCGTCTGCTGGAGCTGCGCGGGCGCTGA
- the gmk gene encoding guanylate kinase, whose product MTVTTGTLYIISAPSGAGKTSLVKALVDSEAQIRVSVSHTTRAMRPGEVDGVNYHFVSREQFTAMLEHSDFLEHAQVFDNLYGTSQKWVEQTLADGYDLILEIDWQGAQQVRRLMPQSKSIFILPPTQEALRHRLTNRGQDSGEIIERRMHEAVSEMSHYVEYDYILINDDFAHALTDLKAIFRANQLLQQVQQQRHAGLLSELLV is encoded by the coding sequence ATGACCGTCACCACCGGCACCCTCTACATCATTTCCGCGCCCTCCGGCGCCGGCAAGACCAGCCTGGTCAAGGCACTGGTCGACAGCGAGGCGCAGATCCGCGTCTCTGTCTCGCACACCACCCGTGCCATGCGCCCGGGCGAGGTGGACGGGGTCAACTACCACTTCGTCAGCCGCGAACAGTTCACCGCCATGCTCGAGCACAGCGACTTCCTCGAGCACGCCCAGGTCTTCGACAACCTCTACGGCACCTCGCAGAAGTGGGTCGAGCAGACCCTCGCCGATGGCTACGACCTGATTCTCGAGATCGACTGGCAGGGCGCCCAGCAGGTGCGCCGGCTGATGCCGCAGTCGAAATCCATCTTCATCCTGCCGCCAACCCAGGAGGCCCTGCGCCATCGCCTGACCAACCGCGGCCAGGACAGCGGCGAGATCATCGAGCGGCGCATGCATGAGGCGGTCAGCGAGATGAGCCACTATGTCGAATACGACTACATCCTGATCAACGACGACTTCGCCCACGCGCTGACCGACCTGAAGGCGATCTTCCGCGCCAATCAGTTGCTCCAGCAGGTCCAGCAGCAGCGCCACGCCGGCCTGCTCAGCGAACTGCTGGTCTGA
- a CDS encoding exodeoxyribonuclease III yields MRIISVNVNGIQGAVERGLLSWLQAQNADVICLQDTRASSVELDDPAFQLDGYFLYAADGEIPEQGGVALYSRLQPKAVIHGLGFEMADRYGRYLQADFDKVSIATVLLPSGQGGDESLNQKFKFIDDFTSYLDKQRRKRREYIYCGSLYVAHQKLDVKNWRDCQQVPGFLAPERAWLDEVIGTMGYVDALREVSREGEQYSWWPDSEQADMLNLGWRFDYQLLTPGMRRSVRNAKLPRQPRFSQHAPLIVDYDWLLSV; encoded by the coding sequence ATGCGGATCATCAGTGTCAACGTGAATGGCATTCAGGGGGCGGTCGAGCGCGGTTTGCTCAGCTGGCTGCAAGCCCAGAATGCCGACGTGATCTGCCTGCAGGATACCCGCGCCTCCTCCGTCGAACTGGACGATCCGGCTTTCCAGCTGGATGGTTACTTTCTCTACGCCGCCGATGGTGAAATTCCCGAGCAGGGCGGCGTGGCACTGTATTCACGTCTGCAACCGAAAGCGGTTATCCACGGTCTCGGTTTCGAGATGGCGGATCGCTACGGGCGCTACCTGCAGGCGGATTTCGACAAGGTCAGCATCGCCACCGTACTGCTGCCGTCCGGCCAGGGTGGCGACGAGAGTCTCAACCAGAAGTTCAAGTTTATCGACGACTTCACCAGCTACCTGGACAAGCAACGCCGCAAGCGCCGCGAGTACATTTACTGCGGCTCGCTGTATGTCGCCCACCAGAAACTCGACGTGAAGAACTGGCGCGATTGCCAGCAGGTGCCCGGCTTCCTCGCCCCGGAACGGGCCTGGCTGGATGAAGTGATCGGCACCATGGGCTATGTCGATGCGCTGCGCGAAGTCAGCCGCGAAGGCGAGCAGTACAGCTGGTGGCCGGACAGCGAACAGGCGGACATGCTCAACCTCGGCTGGCGCTTCGACTACCAGCTGCTGACTCCGGGCATGCGCCGCTCCGTGCGCAACGCCAAGCTGCCGCGCCAACCGCGCTTCTCTCAGCACGCGCCGCTGATCGTCGATTACGACTGGCTGCTTAGCGTCTAA
- the dut gene encoding dUTP diphosphatase, translated as MHALQAKILDPRLGSDFPLPQYATPGSAGLDLRAMLKQDCVLEPGQTLLIPTGLSIYIGDPGLAALILPRSGLGHKHGIVLGNLVGLIDSDYQGELMVSCWNRGQTPFTIAVGERIAQLMLVPVVQAHFELVEQFDESQRGAGGFGHSGSH; from the coding sequence ATGCACGCTTTGCAAGCCAAGATTCTCGACCCGCGCCTGGGCAGTGACTTTCCCCTGCCGCAGTACGCCACCCCCGGCTCGGCGGGCCTCGACCTGCGCGCGATGCTCAAGCAGGACTGCGTATTGGAACCCGGGCAGACCCTGCTGATCCCCACCGGCCTGTCGATCTACATCGGCGACCCAGGGCTGGCCGCGTTGATCCTGCCGCGCTCGGGCCTCGGCCATAAGCACGGCATCGTGCTCGGCAACCTGGTCGGTCTGATCGACTCCGACTACCAGGGCGAACTGATGGTGTCCTGCTGGAACCGCGGGCAGACGCCGTTCACCATCGCCGTTGGCGAGCGAATTGCACAGCTGATGCTGGTTCCCGTCGTACAGGCACACTTCGAACTGGTCGAACAGTTTGATGAAAGCCAGCGCGGCGCCGGCGGCTTCGGCCATTCCGGCAGCCACTGA
- the algC gene encoding phosphomannomutase/phosphoglucomutase — protein sequence MASARQTPPKLPASIFRAYDIRGVVGDTLTSEAAYWIGRAIGSESLAKGEPCVAVGRDGRLSGPELVQQLIQGLLDCGCQVTDIGMVPTPVLYFATNVLEGKSGVMLTGSHNPPDYNGFKIVIAGDTQANEQIQALKTRIDSNDLASGVGTIEQLDILDRYFRQIRDDIALAKPMKVVVDCGNGVAGVIAPQLIEALGCTVIPLFCEVDGNFPNHHPDPGKPENLVDLIARVKAEGADLGLAFDGDGDRVGVVTNAGNMVFPDRLMMLFSKDVVSRNPGADIIYDVKCTRRLGALISGYGGRPVMWKTGHSLIKKKMKETGALLAGEMSGHIFFKERWFGFDDGIYSAARLLEILSQEKRNSEQVFAAFPADISTPEINITVTDENKFRLIDRLQRDGVWGDANLTTLDGVRVDYQKGWGLVRASNTTPVLVLRFEAETQEELERIKEVFRAQLYTVAPELNLPF from the coding sequence GTGGCAAGCGCCCGACAAACCCCACCGAAACTGCCCGCCAGCATCTTCCGCGCCTACGACATCCGTGGCGTGGTCGGCGACACCCTGACCAGCGAAGCCGCCTACTGGATCGGTCGCGCCATCGGCTCGGAAAGCCTGGCCAAGGGCGAGCCCTGCGTCGCCGTGGGCCGTGACGGCCGCCTGTCGGGCCCAGAGCTGGTCCAACAATTGATCCAGGGTCTGCTCGACTGCGGCTGCCAGGTCACCGATATCGGCATGGTGCCAACGCCGGTGCTGTATTTCGCCACTAACGTGCTGGAAGGCAAGTCCGGGGTCATGCTCACCGGCAGCCACAACCCGCCGGACTACAACGGCTTCAAGATCGTCATCGCCGGCGACACCCAGGCCAACGAGCAGATCCAGGCGCTGAAAACCCGTATCGACAGCAACGATCTGGCCAGCGGCGTAGGCACCATCGAGCAGCTCGATATCCTCGATCGCTACTTCAGGCAGATCCGCGACGATATCGCCCTGGCCAAGCCGATGAAGGTGGTGGTCGACTGCGGTAACGGCGTGGCCGGGGTCATCGCCCCCCAGCTGATCGAAGCGCTGGGCTGCACCGTGATCCCGCTGTTCTGCGAGGTCGACGGCAACTTCCCCAACCACCACCCGGATCCGGGCAAGCCGGAAAACCTGGTCGACCTGATCGCCCGGGTCAAAGCCGAAGGCGCCGACCTGGGCCTGGCCTTCGACGGCGACGGCGACCGCGTCGGCGTGGTGACTAACGCCGGCAACATGGTCTTCCCGGACCGTCTGATGATGCTGTTCTCCAAGGACGTGGTGTCGCGCAACCCCGGCGCCGACATCATCTATGACGTCAAATGCACCCGTCGCCTGGGCGCGCTGATCAGCGGCTACGGCGGTCGCCCGGTGATGTGGAAGACCGGCCACTCGCTGATCAAGAAGAAGATGAAGGAAACCGGCGCCCTGCTGGCCGGCGAGATGAGCGGGCACATTTTCTTCAAGGAGCGCTGGTTCGGCTTCGACGACGGCATCTACAGTGCCGCGCGCCTGCTGGAAATCCTCAGCCAGGAAAAACGCAATTCGGAACAGGTGTTTGCAGCCTTCCCGGCGGATATCTCCACCCCGGAGATCAACATCACCGTCACCGACGAAAACAAGTTCCGCCTGATCGATCGCCTGCAGCGCGATGGCGTGTGGGGCGATGCCAACCTGACCACCCTGGACGGCGTGCGCGTCGATTACCAGAAGGGCTGGGGCCTGGTACGCGCCTCCAACACCACGCCGGTGCTGGTCTTGCGCTTCGAAGCGGAAACCCAGGAAGAACTGGAACGGATCAAGGAAGTGTTCCGCGCCCAGCTCTACACCGTCGCCCCTGAACTCAACCTGCCTTTCTGA